One segment of Rosa chinensis cultivar Old Blush chromosome 6, RchiOBHm-V2, whole genome shotgun sequence DNA contains the following:
- the LOC112174742 gene encoding uncharacterized protein LOC112174742, protein MKRVAVNSKNTSEAHHVVDDQAKLQLRHQTLLQDHLDLQKEVVTKKKKLQAAKQKRDILLAEIGFLRRRLRHLQKLKSAETEPKVVQHETSNTKSKKFSRKRNNDASEAVPSKHSHVVHEEGEELVWEPKRVEKKSKTWLINDKRVGKRKIEVQDEVALNV, encoded by the exons ATGAAAAGGGTGGCTGTTAATTCTAAGAACACCTCTGAGGCTCACCATGTTGTTGACGACCAAGCTAAGCTTCAATTGAGACATCAAACTCTTCTGCAAGATCACCTTGACCTCCAAAAG GAGGTTGtaactaagaagaagaaattgcaaGCTGCAAAGCAGAAGAGAGACATCCTTTTGGCTGAAATTGG ATTTCTGAGAAGAAGGCTGAGGCATTTGCAGAAGCTAAAATCTGCAGAAACGGAACCAAAAGTTGTCCAGCATgaaacttccaacacaaaatcaaaaaagTTTTCAAGGAAGAGGAACAATGATGCCAGTGAAGCTGTTCCAAGTAAACACTCCCATGTGGTGcacgaagaaggagaagaacttgTTTGGGAGCCCaaaagagtagagaagaagTCTAAAACTTGGTTAATCAATGACAAACGAGttggaaagagaaaaattgaagtgCAAGATGAGGTTGCTTTGAATGTTTAA
- the LOC112174739 gene encoding uncharacterized protein LOC112174739: protein MEGSSSSSSSMVIPDSVMESVKRSMGHVEQVGAELPQFLALCSDPQVLAQLPPLQRAHSLLLLSNLTTTLFTLRLRCSGVYDDDHRVNTELERLKLYQEKLQRFIDLSKAPLRPSTTLNYQAATRFIEHSLPDLTQDQRQGMRDISKAEGKKMKHLERNVQKKRKYESPNRQSVQSAAKDFLEKAARELLGDDNGGLKGPLRAEFSDRDNLNLD, encoded by the exons atggagggaagcagcagcagcagcagctccaTGGTGATACCAGATTCAGTGATGGAGTCAGTAAAGAGAAGCATGGGACATGTAGAGCAAGTAGGAGCCGAGTTGCCCCAATTCTTGGCTCTCTGTTCTGACCCCCAAGTCCTCGCCCAATTGCCGCCTCTTCAGCGTGCCCACTCACTTCTCTTGCTCTCCAATCTCACTACCACTCTATTCACCC TCAGGTTGAGGTGCAGTGGAGTATATGATGACGACCACCGCGTCAACACCGAGCTT GAGAGGTTAAAATTGTATCAGGAGAAGCTACAGCGTTTCATAGATTTGAGCAAAG CACCGTTGCGACCATCCACCACTTTAAATTATCAGGCAGCAACCCGTTTCATTGAGCATTCTCTGCCAGACCTCACCCAAG ATCAGAGGCAGGGTATGAGAGATATTAGTAAAGCGGAGGGGAAAAAGATGAAGCATCTGGAAAGGAATGTTCAAAAGAAGAGGAAGTATGAATCACCTAACAGACAATCAGTTCAATCTGCTGCCAAGGATTTTCTAGAGAAAGCTGCTCGTGAGCTTCTTGGTGATGACAATGGTGGTCTTAAGGGACCTCTAAGGGCTGAGTTCTCAGACAGAGATAATCTCAATTTGGACtga
- the LOC112174743 gene encoding uncharacterized protein LOC112174743 encodes MAAGNEEWRKTADTHKMSPEEVKGAGVEGSKRPPGHNPGGVLHQRRNLPFSATGMLLGGFLICTTIGYFTLCALKKPEASARDVARVSTNIADPEDTKPRPGDTVPTPGRKGTSSSAVH; translated from the coding sequence atggcagCCGGGAATGAAGAGTGGAGGAAAACGGCAGACACTCACAAAATGAGTCCAGAGGAAGTCAAAGGGGCAGGAGTGGAGGGATCAAAAAGGCCACCTGGCCATAACCCTGGGGGTGTTCTTCACCAGAGGCGCAACCTTCCTTTTAGCGCCACTGGGATGCTCCTCGGTGGCTTCCTCATCTGCACCACCATAGGCTACTTCACCCTCTGCGCCTTGAAAAAACCCGAAGCCTCTGCACGAGATGTTGCCAGGGTTTCCACCAATATCGCCGACCCTGAGGACACAAAACCCAGGCCGGGTGACACAGTGCCCACGCCAGGCCGGAAGGGAACTAGTAGTAGCGCTGTCCATTGA
- the LOC112174726 gene encoding pentatricopeptide repeat-containing protein At4g31850, chloroplastic isoform X2, producing MALLILCSSTMCCCTSLAYTDTTTSSSRIFAISTHTPPPVLHPPKSKVWPCGSLLNLTSKRNKRLGFCGFVIKRPQQQQEVLVLVQKKNKPKTSVSSEEVVTVLKSISDPTSAFSFFKSIAELPSVIHTTETCNYMLQLLGVHRRVDDMAFVFDLMQKHIINRSVDTYLIIFKGLNIRGGIRAAPYALGRLRKNGFILNAYSYNGLIYMLIQSGYCREALEVYQRVVSEGLKPSLKTYSALMVALGKRRDVQTVMGLLKEMETLGLRPNVYTFTICIRVLGRAGKIDEAYEIFKRMDDEGCGPDVITYTVLIDALCNAGKLDNAKKLFANMKASGHKPDQVTYITLLDKFSDSKDLDTVKEFWSEMKADGYAPDVVTFTILVDSLCKAGNADEAFNMLDIMRKEGVSPNLQTYNTLICGLLRLCRLDEALELFSSMDSLGVAPTAYTYILFIDYYGKSGDSGKAIEAFERMKTRGIVPNIVACNASLYGLAEEGRLQDAKHIYDELIYSGLSPDSVTYNMMMKCYSKVGQIDEAIKLLSEMERNGCEADVIIVNSLIDMLYKAGRVDEAWQMFYRMKEMKLTPTVVTYNTLLAALGKEGQVRKAIEMFENMTEQGCPPNAITFNTILNGLCKNDEVNLALKMLCKMTVMNCCPDVLTYNTIIYGLIRENRIDYAFWFFHQMKKRLFPDHITLCTLLPGVVKDGRIEDALKVAEDFAYQVGVQADRPFWEDLIGGVVIQAEVDRAILFAERLISERICLDDSVLIPLLRFLCTRRKTLDAQNLFAKFTGTLGVKPTLEAYNCLIEWLLKDHFTEQAWDLFKEMKIAGCAPDVFTYNLLLDAHGKSGNITELFELYDEMICRGYKPNTITHNIVISSLVKSDSLDRAIDLYYDLVMWKLLVSCLKG from the exons ATGGCATTATTGATACTCTGCTCTTCAACTATGTGCTGCTGTACTAGTCTTGCTTATACTGACACCACCACTAGTAGTAGTAGGATATTTGCTATAAGCACCCACACTCCTCCTCCTGTTCTACATCCACCAAAATCAAAGGTTTGGCCTTGTGGTTCGCTGCTCAACTTGACCAGCAAGAGGAACAAAAGGTTGGGTTTCTGTGGCTTTGTGATCAAAAGGCCGCAGCAGCAGCAGGAGGTGCTGGTGCTGGTGCAGAAGAAGAACAAGCCCAAAACTTCAGTGTCTTCTGAGGAAGTTGTGACGGTTCTAAAGTCCATTTCAGACCCGACTTCTGCCTTTTCATTCTTCAAGTCCATTGCTGAGTTGCCTAGTGTGATTCACACCACTGAAACTTGCAATTACATGCTTCAACTCTTGGGTGTTCATAGGAGGGTGGATGATATGGCTTTTGTGTTTGATTTGATGCAAAAGCATATCATTAACAGGAGTGTAGACACTTACCTCATTATATTTAAGGGTCTTAATATAAGAGGCGGGATTCGAGCAGCCCCGTATGCTCTTGGAAGGTTGCGCAAAAATGGGTTTATCTTGAATGCATATTCATACAATGGCTTGATCTATATGCTTATCCAGTCTGGCTATTGTAGGGAGGCTCTGGAGGTATACCAAAGGGTGGTGTCAGAAGGACTTAAGCCGAGCCTCAAGACTTACTCAGCACTTATGGTGGCATTGGGAAAGAGAAGGGATGTTCAAACTGTTATGGGCTTACTAAAAGAGATGGAAACTTTGGGGCTCAGGCCTAATGTTTATACTTTCACTATATGCATTAGAGTACTCGGGAGGGCTGGGAAAATTGACGAGGCATATGAAATTTTCAAGAGAATGGATGATGAGGGTTGTGGCCCCGACGTTATCACTTATACTGTTCTCATTGATGCTCTTTGTAATGCAGGTAAACTTGATAATGCCAAGAAGTTGTTTGCAAATATGAAAGCAAGTGGTCATAAGCCTGACCAAGTAACCTACATTACGCTGCTGGACAAGTTTAGTGATAGTAAAGACTTGGACACAGTAAAAGAATTCTGGAGTGAAATGAAAGCTGATGGTTATGCTCCTGATGTGGTTACTTTCACTATACTGGTTGATTCTTTATGCAAAGCTGGAAATGCAGATGAGGCATTCAATATGTTGGATATCATGAGGAAAGAAGGGGTCTCACCAAATCTTCAGACCTACAACACGTTAATTTGTGGCCTTCTGCGGCTATGTAGGTTGGATGAGGCATTGGAACTCTTCAGCAGTATGGATTCTCTTGGTGTTGCACCTACAGCTTACACATACATCCTTTTCATTGACTATTATGGAAAGTCTGGTGACTCGGGAAAAGCTATTGAGGCATTTGAGAGGATGAAAACTCGAGGCATTGTTCCTAATATTGTTGCTTGTAATGCCTCTTTGTATGGTCTTGCTGAGGAGGGCAGACTTCAAGATGCAAAACATATTTATGATGAGCTTATATACAGTGGGCTTTCTCCGGATTCAGTAACTTATAACATGATGATGAAGTGCTATAGTAAGGTGGGGCAAATAGATGAAGCCATCAAGTTACTCTCAGAGATGGAAAGAAATGGGTGTGAGGCTGATGTCATCATAGTTAATTCGTTGATTGACATGCTTTACAAGGCTGGCCGAGTAGATGAGGCATGGCAAATGTTTTACAGAATGAAGGAAATGAAACTCACTCCAACAGTTGTGACCTACAATACATTACTGGCTGCATTAGGGAAAGAGGGTCAAGTCAGAAAAGCTATTGAAATGTTTGAGAATATGACTGAACAAGGGTGTCCTCCAAATGCAATAACTTTCAACACAATCCTGAATGGCCTTTGCAAGAATGATGAGGTCAATTTGGCCTTGAAAATGCTTTGCAAGATGACCGTGATGAATTGCTGTCCTGATGTTTTGACCTATAACACTATAATTTATGGCTTAATCAGAGAAAACAGAATTGATTATGCATTCTGGTTCTTCCATCAGATGAAGAAACGCCTATTTCCTGATCATATAACATTGTGCACCCTCCTTCCGGGTGTAGTAAAGGATGGGCGCATTGAGGATGCTCTCAAAGTTGCTGAGGACTTTGCATATCAGGTTGGAGTTCAAGCAGACAGGCCTTTTTGGGAAGATTTGATTGGAGGGGTTGTGATTCAAGCTGAAGTAGACCGAGCCATTTTATTTGCTGAAAGGTTGATTTCTGAGAGGATTTGCCTAGATGATTCTGTTCTGATACCTCTACTTCGATTTTTGTGTACACGTAGGAAAACTCTTGATGCTCAGAATTTGTTTGCAAAGTTTACTGGAACTCTTGGAGTTAAGCCAACACTAGAAGCATATAACTGTTTGATCGAATGGCTTCTTAAAGACCATTTCACTGAACAAGCTTGGGATCTATTCAAGGAGATGAAAATTGCTGGCTGTGCCCCTGATGTATTCACCTACAATTTGTTACTTGATGCTCATGGGAAGTCTGGGAACATCACTGAACTCTTTGAATTGTATGACGAGATGATTTGCAGGGGATACAAGCCTAACACCATAACGCACAATATAGTTATCTCCAGTCTTGTGAAATCTGATAGCCTAGACAGGGCTATAGATCTATATTATGATCTT GTGATGTGGAAACTGCTTGTGAGTTGTTTAAAAGGATGA
- the LOC112174726 gene encoding pentatricopeptide repeat-containing protein At4g31850, chloroplastic isoform X1, translating into MALLILCSSTMCCCTSLAYTDTTTSSSRIFAISTHTPPPVLHPPKSKVWPCGSLLNLTSKRNKRLGFCGFVIKRPQQQQEVLVLVQKKNKPKTSVSSEEVVTVLKSISDPTSAFSFFKSIAELPSVIHTTETCNYMLQLLGVHRRVDDMAFVFDLMQKHIINRSVDTYLIIFKGLNIRGGIRAAPYALGRLRKNGFILNAYSYNGLIYMLIQSGYCREALEVYQRVVSEGLKPSLKTYSALMVALGKRRDVQTVMGLLKEMETLGLRPNVYTFTICIRVLGRAGKIDEAYEIFKRMDDEGCGPDVITYTVLIDALCNAGKLDNAKKLFANMKASGHKPDQVTYITLLDKFSDSKDLDTVKEFWSEMKADGYAPDVVTFTILVDSLCKAGNADEAFNMLDIMRKEGVSPNLQTYNTLICGLLRLCRLDEALELFSSMDSLGVAPTAYTYILFIDYYGKSGDSGKAIEAFERMKTRGIVPNIVACNASLYGLAEEGRLQDAKHIYDELIYSGLSPDSVTYNMMMKCYSKVGQIDEAIKLLSEMERNGCEADVIIVNSLIDMLYKAGRVDEAWQMFYRMKEMKLTPTVVTYNTLLAALGKEGQVRKAIEMFENMTEQGCPPNAITFNTILNGLCKNDEVNLALKMLCKMTVMNCCPDVLTYNTIIYGLIRENRIDYAFWFFHQMKKRLFPDHITLCTLLPGVVKDGRIEDALKVAEDFAYQVGVQADRPFWEDLIGGVVIQAEVDRAILFAERLISERICLDDSVLIPLLRFLCTRRKTLDAQNLFAKFTGTLGVKPTLEAYNCLIEWLLKDHFTEQAWDLFKEMKIAGCAPDVFTYNLLLDAHGKSGNITELFELYDEMICRGYKPNTITHNIVISSLVKSDSLDRAIDLYYDLVSGDFSPSPCTYGPLIDGLFKSGRLEEAMHFFEEMAEYGCKPNCAIFNILINGFSKTGDVETACELFKRMIKEGIRPDLKSYTILVDCYCQAGRVDDALHYFEELRRSGLDPDSVSYNLMINGLGRSRRMEEALALYDEMRTRRITPDIFTYNSLILNLGLVGMVEQAGRIYKELQLTGLEPDVFTYNALIRLHSTSGNPDDAYAVYKNMMVGGCSPNVGTYAQLPNQT; encoded by the coding sequence ATGGCATTATTGATACTCTGCTCTTCAACTATGTGCTGCTGTACTAGTCTTGCTTATACTGACACCACCACTAGTAGTAGTAGGATATTTGCTATAAGCACCCACACTCCTCCTCCTGTTCTACATCCACCAAAATCAAAGGTTTGGCCTTGTGGTTCGCTGCTCAACTTGACCAGCAAGAGGAACAAAAGGTTGGGTTTCTGTGGCTTTGTGATCAAAAGGCCGCAGCAGCAGCAGGAGGTGCTGGTGCTGGTGCAGAAGAAGAACAAGCCCAAAACTTCAGTGTCTTCTGAGGAAGTTGTGACGGTTCTAAAGTCCATTTCAGACCCGACTTCTGCCTTTTCATTCTTCAAGTCCATTGCTGAGTTGCCTAGTGTGATTCACACCACTGAAACTTGCAATTACATGCTTCAACTCTTGGGTGTTCATAGGAGGGTGGATGATATGGCTTTTGTGTTTGATTTGATGCAAAAGCATATCATTAACAGGAGTGTAGACACTTACCTCATTATATTTAAGGGTCTTAATATAAGAGGCGGGATTCGAGCAGCCCCGTATGCTCTTGGAAGGTTGCGCAAAAATGGGTTTATCTTGAATGCATATTCATACAATGGCTTGATCTATATGCTTATCCAGTCTGGCTATTGTAGGGAGGCTCTGGAGGTATACCAAAGGGTGGTGTCAGAAGGACTTAAGCCGAGCCTCAAGACTTACTCAGCACTTATGGTGGCATTGGGAAAGAGAAGGGATGTTCAAACTGTTATGGGCTTACTAAAAGAGATGGAAACTTTGGGGCTCAGGCCTAATGTTTATACTTTCACTATATGCATTAGAGTACTCGGGAGGGCTGGGAAAATTGACGAGGCATATGAAATTTTCAAGAGAATGGATGATGAGGGTTGTGGCCCCGACGTTATCACTTATACTGTTCTCATTGATGCTCTTTGTAATGCAGGTAAACTTGATAATGCCAAGAAGTTGTTTGCAAATATGAAAGCAAGTGGTCATAAGCCTGACCAAGTAACCTACATTACGCTGCTGGACAAGTTTAGTGATAGTAAAGACTTGGACACAGTAAAAGAATTCTGGAGTGAAATGAAAGCTGATGGTTATGCTCCTGATGTGGTTACTTTCACTATACTGGTTGATTCTTTATGCAAAGCTGGAAATGCAGATGAGGCATTCAATATGTTGGATATCATGAGGAAAGAAGGGGTCTCACCAAATCTTCAGACCTACAACACGTTAATTTGTGGCCTTCTGCGGCTATGTAGGTTGGATGAGGCATTGGAACTCTTCAGCAGTATGGATTCTCTTGGTGTTGCACCTACAGCTTACACATACATCCTTTTCATTGACTATTATGGAAAGTCTGGTGACTCGGGAAAAGCTATTGAGGCATTTGAGAGGATGAAAACTCGAGGCATTGTTCCTAATATTGTTGCTTGTAATGCCTCTTTGTATGGTCTTGCTGAGGAGGGCAGACTTCAAGATGCAAAACATATTTATGATGAGCTTATATACAGTGGGCTTTCTCCGGATTCAGTAACTTATAACATGATGATGAAGTGCTATAGTAAGGTGGGGCAAATAGATGAAGCCATCAAGTTACTCTCAGAGATGGAAAGAAATGGGTGTGAGGCTGATGTCATCATAGTTAATTCGTTGATTGACATGCTTTACAAGGCTGGCCGAGTAGATGAGGCATGGCAAATGTTTTACAGAATGAAGGAAATGAAACTCACTCCAACAGTTGTGACCTACAATACATTACTGGCTGCATTAGGGAAAGAGGGTCAAGTCAGAAAAGCTATTGAAATGTTTGAGAATATGACTGAACAAGGGTGTCCTCCAAATGCAATAACTTTCAACACAATCCTGAATGGCCTTTGCAAGAATGATGAGGTCAATTTGGCCTTGAAAATGCTTTGCAAGATGACCGTGATGAATTGCTGTCCTGATGTTTTGACCTATAACACTATAATTTATGGCTTAATCAGAGAAAACAGAATTGATTATGCATTCTGGTTCTTCCATCAGATGAAGAAACGCCTATTTCCTGATCATATAACATTGTGCACCCTCCTTCCGGGTGTAGTAAAGGATGGGCGCATTGAGGATGCTCTCAAAGTTGCTGAGGACTTTGCATATCAGGTTGGAGTTCAAGCAGACAGGCCTTTTTGGGAAGATTTGATTGGAGGGGTTGTGATTCAAGCTGAAGTAGACCGAGCCATTTTATTTGCTGAAAGGTTGATTTCTGAGAGGATTTGCCTAGATGATTCTGTTCTGATACCTCTACTTCGATTTTTGTGTACACGTAGGAAAACTCTTGATGCTCAGAATTTGTTTGCAAAGTTTACTGGAACTCTTGGAGTTAAGCCAACACTAGAAGCATATAACTGTTTGATCGAATGGCTTCTTAAAGACCATTTCACTGAACAAGCTTGGGATCTATTCAAGGAGATGAAAATTGCTGGCTGTGCCCCTGATGTATTCACCTACAATTTGTTACTTGATGCTCATGGGAAGTCTGGGAACATCACTGAACTCTTTGAATTGTATGACGAGATGATTTGCAGGGGATACAAGCCTAACACCATAACGCACAATATAGTTATCTCCAGTCTTGTGAAATCTGATAGCCTAGACAGGGCTATAGATCTATATTATGATCTTGTAAGTGGTGatttttctccttctccttgtaCATACGGCCCTCTCATAGATGGACTTTTCAAGTCGGGAAGACTAGAAGAAGCAATGCATTTCTTTGAGGAGATGGCAGAATATGGATGTAAGCCTAATTGTGCGATCTTCAATATTCTTATAAATGGTTTTTCGAAAACAGGTGATGTGGAAACTGCTTGTGAGTTGTTTAAAAGGATGATTAAAGAAGGAATAAGACCAGACCTGAAGTCGTACACCATTCTCGTGGATTGCTACTGCCAGGCTGGAAGAGTGGATGATGCTTTGCACTATTTTGAGGAGTTAAGACGAAGTGGCCTTGATCCTGATTCAGTTTCCTACAACCTTATGATTAATGGACTTGGAAGATCACGGAGGATGGAGGAAGCTCTCGCTCTTTATGATGAAATGCGGACTAGAAGAATTACTCCCGATATTTTCACCTACAATTCATTAATACTCAACCTTGGACTTGTTGGAATGGTGGAGCAAGCAGGAAGGATTTATAAAGAGCTACAACTTACTGGTCTTGAACCTGATGTGTTTACTTACAATGCTCTCATTCGGCTGCATAGCACTTCTGGAAATCCAGATGATGCTTATGCAGTCTATAAGAACATGATGGTTGGCGGCTGCAGTCCCAATGTAGGAACATATGCACAGCTTCCCAATCAAACTTGA
- the LOC112174741 gene encoding early nodulin-like protein 1: MAGFSSRAASMLVVFLVLLSFSEAREFLVGGKADAWAVPSSESQSLNKWAESKRFNTGDILVWKYDSAKDSVLHVTKEDYVNCNMSSPIKQYKDGETKIVLDRPGPFYFISGTKDHCEKGQKLVVVVMSPRNRASTISPAPSPAVEIDGPAVAPAPTSTASPFKAAGVLVVALMGFSAALLI, from the exons ATGGCTGGGTTTTCATCAAGAGCTGCTTCTATGCTTGTCGTGTTTCTCGTCTTGCTGAGCTTTTCAGAAGCCAGAGAGTTTTTGGTGGGAGGCAAAGCAGACGCATGGGCAGTCCCTTCTTCTGAATCCCAATCTCTCAACAAATGGGCCGAAAGCAAACGGTTCAACACCGGCGACATTCTCG TGTGGAAGTATGACAGTGCAAAAGACTCGGTCTTGCATGTGACCAAGGAAGACTATGTTAACTGCAACATGTCAAGCCCAATCAAGCAGTACAAGGATGGTGAGACCAAGATTGTGCTTGACAGACCAGGACCCTTCTATTTCATCAGCGGAACCAAGGACCACTGTGAAAAGGGACAGAAGCTCGTCGTTGTTGTTATGTCTCCCAGAAACAGGGCCTCTACCATCTCTCCGGCGCCTTCTCCCGCGGTCGAGATCGACGGTCCTGCCGTTGCTCCGGCTCCGACTAGCACTGCTTCGCCTTTCAAGGCCGCTGGTGTCCTTGTTGTGGCACTAATGGGGTTTTCGGCAGCTCTCCTCATCTGA
- the LOC112174727 gene encoding transmembrane 9 superfamily member 8, which produces METLRSKPDRSLIMISAIFLLLIHGASSFYLPGVAPEDFIKGDDLKVKVNKLTSTKTQLPYSYYSLPYCKPEKILDSTENLGEVLRGDRIENSPYVFKMREPQMCNIVCRFTPDAKTVKQFKEKIDDEYRVNMILDNLPLVVPIQRPDQESPTVYQLGFHMGLKGHYAGSKEEKYFIHNHLAFTVKFHRDLQTETARIVGFEVKPFSVKHEYEGKWNDAKTRLTTCDPHSKHTVVNSNSPQEVAEKQEIIFTYDVEFQESDVKWASRWDAYLLMSDDQIHWFSIVNSLMIVLFLSGMVAMIMLRTLYRDISKYNELETQEEAQEETGWKLVHGDVFRAPSNSDLLCVYVGTGVQFFGMILVTMIFAVLGFLSPSNRGGLMTAMLLLYVFMGLFAGYASARLYKMFKGTEWKKIAFRTAVLFPAGVSAIFIVLNTLIWGQKSSGAVPFGTMFALVFLWFGISVPLVFVGAYVGFKKPALEDPVKTNKIPRQIPEQAWYMNPVFSILIGGILPFGAVFIELFFILTSIWLNQFYYIFGFLFLVFIILIVTCAEITIVLCYFQLCSEDYLWWWRSYLTSGSSALYLFLYATFYFFTKLEITKLVSGMLYFGYMLIASYAFFVVTGTIGFYACFWFTRLIYSSVKID; this is translated from the exons ATGGAGACTCTCCGATCCAAGCCGGACCGTTCACTCATCATGATCTCCGCCATCTTTCTACTGCTCATCCATGGCGCCAGTTCCTTCTACCTCCCCGGAGTCGCTCCCGAGGACTTCATCAAG GGAGATGATTTGAAGGTGAAAGTGAACAAATTGACATCTACAAAGACTCAGCTTCCTTATTCGTATTACTCTCTCCCTTACTGTAAGCCCGAAAAAATTTTGGACAGTACGGAGAATCTTGGTGAAGTGCTTCGTGGTGATCGGATTGAGAACTCACCCTATGTG TTTAAAATGCGGGAGCCACAGATGTGCAATATCGTCTGTCGGTTTACACCTGATGCCAAAACTGTAAAGCAGTTTAAAGAGAAGATAGATGATGAGTATCGAGTGAACAT GATCCTTGATAATCTGCCTCTAGTGGTTCCCATTCAAAGGCCAGATCAGGAATCTCCTACTGTTTATCAGCTTGGCTTTCACATGGGGCTTAAAGGCCATTACGCTGGG AGcaaggaagaaaaatattttatcCACAACCACTTGGCATTTACTGTCAAGTTTCACAGAGATTTGCAAACTGAAACTGCAAGAATTGTGGGATTTGAGGTTAAGCCATTCAG TGTTAAACATGAATATGAAGGGAAATGGAATGATGCGAAGACTCGTTTAACTACCTGTGACCCCCATTCCAAACACACGGTTGTTAATTCTAACTCTCCTCAAGAAGTTGCAGAGAAACAAGAAATCATATTCACATACGATGTTGAATTCCAG GAGAGTGATGTAAAGTGGGCTTCTAGATGGGATGCTTATCTGTTAATGAGTGATGACCAAATTCACTggttttcaattgtcaattcgTTGATGATTGTCCTCTTTCTTTCCGGAATGGTAGCAATGATAATGCTAAGAACACTCTACCGTGACATCTCCAAGTATAATGAACTTGAGACCCAGGAAGAAGCGCAGGAAGAGACGGGATGGAAGCTTGTCCATGGGGATGTTTTCAGGGCTCCAAGCAATTCAGATTTGCTCTGTGTATATGTTGGAACTGGGGTTCAATTCTTTGGGATGATACTTGTGACAATGATCTTTGCTGTCCTTGGTTTCCTCTCCCCTTCCAACCGAGGTGGTCTTATGACGGCCATGCTTTTGCTTTATGTCTTCATGGGCCTTTTTGCTGGTTATGCCTCTGCTCGCTTATACAAAATGTTTAAAGGAACAGAATGGAAGAAAATTGCTTTCAGGACTGCAGTCTTGTTCCCAGCAGGCGTATCTGCCATTTTTATTGTCCTAAACACACTTATCTGGGGTCAGAAATCATCTGGAGCTGTGCCATTCGGTACAATGTTTGCCCTGGTCTTTTTATGGTTCGGGATCTCGGTCCCACTTGTATTTGTTGGGGCCTATGTTGGGTTCAAGAAGCCAGCACTAGAGGATCCCGTTAAGACAAACAAAATCCCAAGGCAGATCCCAGAACAGGCTTGGTACATGAACCCAGTGTTCTCAATTCTAATAGGAGGAATCCTCCCATTCGGAGCAGTTTTCATTGAACTGTTCTTCATCCTGACCTCAATATGGTTGAACCAGTTCTACTATATCTTTGGTTTCCTCTTCTTGGTCTTCATCATCCTCATTGTCACTTGTGCTGAGATAACCATCGTGCTTTGCTACTTCCAGCTGTGCAGTGAGGATTACTTGTGGTGGTGGAGATCGTACCTCACATCAGGCTCATCAGCCCTGTACCTCTTCCTGTATGCTACTTTCTACTTCTTCACAAAGCTTGAAATCACAAAGCTGGTCTCTGGGATGTTATACTTCGGATACATGCTTATTGCTTCGTACGCATTCTTTGTGGTGACTGGTACCATTGGGTTCTATGCATGCTTTTGGTTCACGAGACTCATCTACTCATCTGTGAAAATTGACTGA
- the LOC112174740 gene encoding nucleoid-associated protein At4g30620, chloroplastic, whose product MASTSALSSSRLSSFHRLTHSADHHSFREVSSYPGSPIVSWPGIKTARTARSSRVYGLFGGKKDNNEKGDDKAGIFGNMQNLYETVKKAQNVVQVEAVRVQKELAAAEFDGYCEGEIIKVTLSGNQQPVRTEITEAAMELGAEKVSLLVTEAYKDAHQKSVVAMKERMSNLAQSLGMPPGLGELK is encoded by the exons ATGGCTTCGACCAGTGCTTTATCCTCCTCGCGCCTTTCCAGCTTTCACCGACTCACCCACTCCGCAGACCATCACTCTTTCC GTGAAGTGAGCTCGTATCCAGGCAGTCCAATAGTGTCCTGGCCTGGTATTAAGACTGCGAGGACGGCCCGATCATCCCGTGTTTATGGCTTATTTGGAGGAAAAAAGGATAACAATGAAAAGGGTGATGATAAG GCTGGAATATTCGGTAATATGCAAAATCTGTATGAAACAGTTAAGAAAGCCCAAAATGTAGTACAAGTTGAAGCAGTGCGTGTGCAGAAAGAGCTTGCTGC GGCCGAGTTTGATGGTTACTGTGAAGGTGAGATAATAAAG GTAACGCTTTCTGGTAACCAGCAGCCAGTACGCACAGAGATAACCGAGGCCGCTATGGAACTAGGAGCCGAA AAAGTCTCTCTTTTGGTTACTGAAGCATACAAAGACGCACACCAGAAGAGTGTCGTG GCCATGAAGGAGAGAATGAGTAACCTTGCTCAGAGTTTAGGAATGCCACCAGGCCTTGGCGAACTGAAGTGA